Genomic segment of Salvia hispanica cultivar TCC Black 2014 chromosome 2, UniMelb_Shisp_WGS_1.0, whole genome shotgun sequence:
AACAAGCTATGAACTAACCTTCAGCTTCTATATTCACGATTTTAATGGAGCTGACcgtgataataataaatgaaaccaagtacatgtatttataacttaataatgtacataGTTGCTTCAGTTAATTACCTACTACTTCTTTAATTTACTGAAACTTGAACCGcatcttaaaaataattgaacaaTAAGAACAaagtaattaatactcctagttataagcatatataattattattcacTGATAACTATCCGCAGactctactaaaaatggaaatgaaaaattagaaaaaattagatagaaattagaaatgaaTTAAGAACCTGGGAAATCTATTGTTCTTGACTGCCTTCTGACCATATTTCCTCCATCTATATCCATCATCTAGTATATCAACTTGGCTTCTCGTTTGAAAGGCAAATCTAGGTCTTCTGCTCTTCTTCTCCCCCTTTTTCTCCACCGCCAGACTGCCTCCNNNNNNNNNNNNNNNNNNNNNNNNNNNNNNNNNNNNNNNNNNNNNNNNNNNNNNNNNNNNNNNNNNNNNNNNNNNNNNNNNNNNNNNNNNNNNNNNNNNNAAGTTACTACCATTGAATTTAAATCGTAAGTTACTGCCATTGAGATTGAGATTTGATGGTAAGCTCCTTTCATTGTTATGCTTTAGTTGTACATATTTACTCATCTTATACTTCACcacataataattttttagaatcTAAAGTATCAATTTAATCTTCTTTTATACATGTAAATATGATACATAagttaattcattaaatatttatgtatatttaagttattttcattgattttttacataatgttcctttttaaaattaattaactataaaaGACTGCATAATTATGTCCACCAAATTTTGTCTTCTTGATTTATTAACATAATCTCATTTTAActgtataaaaataagactgtaatccttaatttgaatccccttataaaaatattttaatatattttagtttatttaatttcatactgaattttatacttttttttctaatgtAGAAATTCCACTAGACcgtcttattattattaactacCTTTACATAATGCAAtgctaaaataataatttacataGTTAATTTGTTGTGTGcaatacaaacaaaatttaatttatgtatatatcaataaaaaagaaaatagtctcacaaaataaatgtgtttaattttaaatatatatatatatatatatatatacataataaaattttcacatttaattgtttataaaaaGTAGTATTGCCCTGGTTCTTTGGTTGATTGCACAATCTTAGGATGATACTATTATCTTTTACTTTCTAATACAATTTGCCATATAAATACAATTTATAgggaaaataacaaacattTTTCTATCCCAGgttcttatttctctctctatattcTTAGAgggacttttttttatctctctacaATTTCTTCTGTCTAATTTATTGTTCATTTGAAACGGAGGGCATCTCCAATAATGATGCAAAACTCATCTTTGGGGTAGAATTCGCCTCAAAATAAAAGCAAGGACATATCTGGAGAGTTGTTGATGGTTGAAGAacttaggaaaaaaaaaaagacataaagTTGACATGTGTAAGAAAAGAGTAAAAGTTGATGTGACAAAAAAGACAAATAGAAGTACCATCATGCATTTTCATTCACCTATTCCTCATAACTATTGCTAAATATcaacttttaaatatagaGACAACAAATTATACATAACAAggttttttccccaaaaaaatgAGCGTGACTTCTAATATAACAAGTATTTCCCTCCTAAAAAAAGAGCAGGTTTTCTCTCTAAAAAAAGAGCAAATTTTTCCCCCCAAAATAATGGGAGGAATTTCCCTCCTAAAAAAAGAGCAGATTTTCCCTCCCAAACAATGTGAGAaaacttttatcatttttcagagctaaaaatataaaatttgaattttaagagCCAAAACTCAACTAGAAGTTGccctataaatattcattccaacaacaaacatttCTTAATCCTAAAATCAAGGatagtgaatatttttatgaatttaaaaattaagtcaAAATGTactacacaaaaaataattaggaccTAGATCAGTGGCggttcataaaataaattcaaaaataacaaattcatttatattcaAGTTTCcattagatatatatatttttaatatttaaataatcaaaactttcatttatttaatttaaaatacacatttttttgtttaattagtttatcCCTCATTTCGGTAATATgtcttttctccttttttttcttttcctcctcaactttatttcttattttcgtCGCAAATCATTTAATCTATTTGATGCAATGAACTAATTTATAACTCTCctttctttataaaatttaatctatttgatgcaataaaaatttattactctcctttttttataaaagtgCAGCACAAACTCACACTAAACAACTTTTATATGATAAAGCATTGTGCATCTTACGACGAATCATAtagtaaattattaaaaaaaaaataaagatgaacATATATAAATTACGTTTATAATGTATTTAAACTTTGAACTGAATTAGATTTgaataacataaattatttttatatttaaccatagtattttataaacatAAGAATGCACGAaatgatatgaaaattttataaaagatttagattttgagtttgattacaaatatttatattaaatctatttttttttaaaaaatttgcagcagatatttaatttaaaaagttattctttttactaaattattaaaaagaattagTTTGTTGGACAGtgataaattaatgatattgAGAATAGGAATCTAAAATAGAGGGATTTcttgaagaaaaaaaggagGGGGGAAATGTGTTCACTTTagagcaaaaaaaaattaaaatctgaaatttaaTCTAATGTTGTAGAGGGATTAAatgatcaaaatttgaaagttaaAAAAGGCTGAAttgaatcaagaaaatataaattatagagTAAAAATGGCCGACTGTGGTTAGGAAGACAAGAATGGTTTTCAAacaaatgttaaaaatttaatattattatatttcagaattatctaaatattttttccttgTATGTCAACAAATATTAATGATGAGTATAAAAAAGTCTACAAAATTAAtgcaaataacacatatatcaATGATGCATATTCCAAACAACAAATCTATTCCAAAAAGTTTTCTCTATTCTCAATGTATTTTCCTATTTCCAATTCACATTGCAGAGGCTATAATGGCCAATGATGGATTGGCTCAATGAAttcatttgcattttatttctcaccattatatatttattttgattaaatttttataataataatattacgtgaaatatttattattgcataataaaaattgatatttttatgtaattttattttgtgtgtgaagttaagagagtaaaataagagagaaaaaataaaatagagataagagtgtttccatttttagtgtTGTCTACTCAATTAATGTCATATTCCTAATAGTAATCACACGTATATCAATAATGCATATTCCAAAAAGTTTTCTCTATTCTCAATGCATTTTCCTATTCCCAATTCATATTGCAGAGGCTATAATGACAAATGATGGATTGGCTCAATGcatgtttgcattttatttctcaccattatatatatttatttttattaatttttataataataataataataataataataataataataataataatacatgaaatatttattattgaataattaaaattgataattttatataattttattttgtatgtgaagtgaagagagtaaagtaagagagaataaaatagagataagaGTGTTTCCAAAATATATGTAGTAATGCTTATATGATTAGCAAGTAATATTCTTAATGCATATTTTCCTATTCCCAATTCACATTGTATACATTTGCATATTCCAAAAAGTTTTCTCTATTCTCAATGCATAATTTGTTaccaattaatcaatttggTTCAATGTATagatttgcattttatttaggTTTTATGCAAAGCTTCTTAAAGAAGCTGTATAATTGATGTAACTTTTGGACTTTTTTTGGGATAAAGGTAAGGGAGATTGGATTCTTGGGATGAGACCCATACTGTTATATATGTTGTTGGTCTGACCTACCATCTCACTCcttcattaataattttattattgtttagtGTACATTAATCGGTTAAACATAAGATTATTAGgtaattaatattgatggcattatcaaatactccaaaaaaatacattaattagaTAATAATGATGGTATTAATCAAACTATTTCTTAGATTTTAATCGtttaaatagtttattaaattttgtcaaaaattaattaagaaaacaagtaaaaatttgtaaactATGTGTAATGCTATGTACTTTATATCAGGTATGGtcatgtaaattaaaaatcgtTCCACATACTAatgtaatataaatttaatcaatttggCTCAATGTATacatttgcattttatttaggTTTTATTCAAATCTTTTTAAAGAGCTATATAATAGATGTAACTTTTGGACTTTTTTATTGTCTTTGATTGATTGTAATCAGTCAATCAATCAAacttttgttttgtacaatggacaatttactttttataatatGCATTCCATAttcgtttattttttataacatgGAGTAACATTCCACATCATATGCATTCCATATTCTTagtaaacaaaacaaattcaagaaatctGGAGTAAAATTTGTGGCGTGAAAGAGGTAGTAATAACTAAGAAATAAAGGCACAACTTGGAGGAATTGAAAAGTGTCGTTGGGAGGAATTGAATAGTGTTGTTGGACTTATATAGTGAATAATGCAACCCTAAAAGTGAATTTGGGCTAGGCTAACATGTTTTGggccaaaaataattaaggattaaCTAAACCCCActtgaattaataaatgataattttaaatttaatttgtggcCGTGTagaagtattagttttagtaaattgAAGGTATTAGTCTTAGTAAATGTTAATTATAGTCATGTAGGAATATTAGTCTTAGTAATTAAAGGTATtagttttaaagttttaattatggCCACGTAggtgtattagttttaaaattttaattatggccatgtaggagtattagttttagtaaattttatcacatacttaagatgacacatttttctttttagtttgccCCAAATAAGATGATACTTTTATCTTTTCTGAAAACGTTCTTTCTTCAACTAATACACTTAACCATGTTTCtcattccaattaaaatatcgagctctttttctctattcatttaaatcattaattgtttatttttgtggataaaaaattaatcttaataatatatagtgATATCAAAATGTAACATTATTAACAATacttaaatatatacttattcaattaataaaatagtgcatcGTCCTGGTATTGAATatttggacaatatttcattaGATGGATGGAGCATATAATGATTCGAATCTAAAGTTCACATGTATCAATAATACATGATTATgtacttatttaattactaaaaatatcgTCAGTTGCGCATCGCGCCGGGGAGCAAGTGTAAATCCAACAATCCAAGGGTTTAGTAGTACATGAGGTTAGGGTATAGTACCAACTCAATAAAATAGCGTTCGCTATGTGATCGAAGTTAAATCCATCTCCAAAGGGTTTAGTAATCCATAGGGTTAGGTTGTAGTACCGACTTAGTAACATAGTTTACAATTTAACAACATTCTGCAATAtatttgtttctgttttagtattgtttcgtttttattttttttcattagttCATTAATTTCTGATGGTTTCTTATTTTGCAGATTGTAAAGGTGAAATCTTTGTTGTTTCATCGTTTGtgttttagtattttgattagttcattttacgctgatgatattttattttgcagatTATAAAGTTGAGATCTTTGTTGTTCCattgtttgtattttattattgtttcctcttcgtttttctttgttttttttaaaattttattttattgttttaacaaTATCTTCACTTCTTCTGCAGTAATCGTCTTCGAGTTTTAGGCAGTTGTTCGCTATTTTTCAGTCTGGTTTTTGTATGAAGAGCTGAGAACGATTTTTATGGAGAGACAGTTTGAAGAGTGAAGGTGGAGATGGTTGAAGATGGAGATGGTTGAACATTCCGAAAACGTAGTTTGAGTTGGGAAGATGGCTCTGATAGTTGATTAACTGTGTAAATTTGTTACCCTGTATATATAGGGCAGATAGATAGTGGAATAGTGAGTAACAGTTGTACAGCTTTTGGaatgttaaataattattatttgaagttcagataataaaataacattgtTTTTGTCatgcatattattttatttattattaagtGATTAGTATCTGTGTCTTTGTGTAATAAAACATTTGTATAATATGTGGAATGTTGAATAATCAGTGGAcgttcaaataataatattcgaGTAACATTGACTTTGTTATGCATATTTGTGTTTGTTAATACACACAAAACTCTGAGGTTTAGTAGTCTTGGATGGTAGTGTGTAGCATCTACTTATTGGTATGAGTTACTATCTTAGGATAGTGTTCACTAATTGATCGGAGTTAAATCCTTCCCCTAAGGGTTTAGTAATCCATAGGGCTAGGGTCTATCACCTAATTAGCGAATTTTGTTTACagttttatacattatttttttgtatgtaattttatgcataaaatactacattaactaatacttataattcaaatgttatcaaactttattttgattgtagTTATTAGGTTTTTGCATCGATGTTTTTATAGTGTTTAATGTTGATCATTTAGAGGTATTTGtatgtattaaatttaaattcccACAAAACTGTATGGTTTTTTGAGCTTATTTATGTAATGAAATTAGTCATCAAGTTATTTGTGAATGATAAGTTATGTtggatttttgtaattttttatgttgtaCCTTATTGGTATGAGTTATAACCTTATGATAGTGTTCACTAATTGATCGAAGTTAAATCCTTCCCCTAAGGGTTTAGTAATCCATAGGGCTAGGGTCTAGCACCTAATTAGATAATGTTGTTTACagttttatacattatttttttgtatgtaattttatgcataaaatactacattaactaatacttataattcatatgttataaaaatttattttggttgtagTTATTAGATTTTCGTGTCGATGTTTTCATAGCGTTTAATGTTAATTAGTTAGATGTATTTGTATGTATTAAAGTTTAATTCCCACAATACTGTATGGTTTTTTGAGCTTATTTATGTAATGAAATTAgtcatcaatttatttgtgAATACTAACTTATGTcgaatttttgttatattttatggtGTACCACTGAATATTTTTACAGATATATGCTTACATGTgtgttgtttgtttttgtaagttcatttatttaattttaataattgataaattagtTGTTGAGGTGTTCCATTTATCGTTGATCGACGTGTTATTTAAGTTTGTATGTATGCAGAGAACATTGACATGtgcgaattatattttttgtttgttaataCATTCAAAACTCTAGGGTTTAGTGTTGCATGGGTGTAGGGTGTAGTACCTACTATTCATAGTTGTAATCATATCATGGTGTTCATTAGGTAATCGTGATATATCTATATCCATAGGGTTTACTAATGCATACGGTTagcatatagtagtattttttataatttattacagtACTCTTTTGATTGATTATACTGCTTCGTCAAGATTTATAATACagtaattttgattatttaatgcAGTATTAATTCATAGATAATCTAAATCACTGTTTTTGAGGTGGTTTCATTTATTGTTAATTGACGtgtttttcaagattttgcttaatttaaaatttatgatagaATGTTTAGATGTGTATATGCATCCATTAGTTTATATGTATTggttaaatttgtaataattaTCTTTGCTTAGAAAGTTGATATTGTCAAGATTTTGCATAGATTATTTAAATCACTATTTTTGAGGTGGATTCTTTTATTGTTGATTGACATGTTGTTCAAGATTTTGCAACATTCTGcaatatctttttatatttttaaattatataataatctctttttaaaatattctttatcaattaacatagaaaaaattgtagtttatgtttgcaaattatataataatatgattttgtatttttaatat
This window contains:
- the LOC125206353 gene encoding probable WRKY transcription factor 75; the protein is MSKYVQLKHNNERSLPSNLNLNGSSLAVEKKGEKKSRRPRFAFQTRSQVDILDDGYRWRKYGQKAVKNNRFPRSYYRCTHQDCNVKKQVQRVSKDEGVVVTTYEGVHSHPIQKSTDNFDHILSQMQIYTSL